The Mobula hypostoma chromosome 9, sMobHyp1.1, whole genome shotgun sequence genomic sequence ttgatcacaaatgaatatttaaataataaatggggatcttacctgaagatttttactgatggctcagtggacccagagagcagtaggacAGAAtctgggatgtatgtgtctcaattTAGAGTTAAGATTCGTCactgggtttcagatggtgtttctgtctttgcaacagaattattagcaatgctctgggccttatggtggatagaagactttTGACTatgtagggttatcatctgttcggattctgctgctgccttagtctataaaagggagtaaatcaaaagctcgtcctgacatagttattgagattcctagtgttgtttagagtagggaagatgggttgtgcagttagattttcatggatacttgggcatgctggggtggagggaaatgaaattgtggatggcattgcaaagtcttccttacagagcaggcaagtagaaattagagttcccctagttGGAGCAggattgagaagtaggattaaaaagtatagagaagaagtggcagggggattggaaaaatgaattaaggggcaggcaacacacatcaaagttgctggtgaacacagtaggccaggcagcatctctaggaagaggtacagtccacgtttcgggccaagacccttcgtccagactaactgaaagaagagcaagtaagagatttgaaaatgggagggggagggggagatccaaaatgataggagaagacaggagggagagggatggagccacgagctggacagttgattggcaaaagggatatgagaggatcatgggacaggaggcctagggagaaagaaaaggggggggaacctagagaatgggcaaggggtatagtgagggggacagagggagaaaaaggagagagaaaaagaatgtgtgtatataaataaataacagatggggtacgagggggaggtggggcattagtggaagtttgagaagtcaatgttcatgctatcaggttggaggctacccagacagaatacaaggtgttgttcctccatcctgagtgtggctttatctttacagtagaggaggctgtggatagacatatcagaatgggatgtggaattaaaatgtgtggccactgggagatcctgccttctctggtggacagggcataggtgttcagcgaaatgatctcccattctgcgtccggtctcgccaatatatagaaggccacatcgggagcaccggacgcagtatatcaccccagccgactcacaggcgaagtgtcgcctcagctggaaggactgtctggggtcctgaatggtggtaagggaggaagtgtaagggcatgtgtagcacttgttctgcttacaaggataagtgccagtagggaaatcggtggggagggatgggggggggggaaccaatggacaaaggagtcgcgtagggagcaatccctacagaaagtgggggcggggggagggaaagatgtgcttagtggtgggatcctgttgaggtggcggaagttatggagaataatatgttggacccagagactggtgggttggtaggtgaggacaaggggaaccctattcctagtggggtggcgggaggatggagtgagagcagatgtgcgtgaaatgggggagatgcgtttgagagcagagttgatggtggaggaagggaagcccctttctttaaaaaaggaggacatctcccttgtcctggaatgaaaaacctcatcctgagagcagatgcggcggagatggaggaattgcgagaaggggatggcatttttgcaagggacagggtgagaaaaggaattGTCCAGATagatgtgagagtcagtaggcttatagtagacatcagtagataagctgtctccagagatagagacagaaagatctagaaaggggagggaggtgtccaaaatggaccaggtaaacttgagggcagggtgaaagttggaggcaaagttaatgaagtcagtgagctcagcatgcgtgtaggaaagcagcgccaatgcagtcatcgatgtagcgaaggaaaagtgggggacagataccagaataggtttggaacatggattgttccacaaagccaacaaaaaggcaggcatagctaggacccctacaggtgcccatagctacaccttcagttagtaccagaataggtttggaacatagattgttccacaaagtcctagctatgcctgcctttttgttgcaaactaaagtttcggcacagaccagaagggccaaacggcctgctttctgtgctggagtgttctatggttctatggtcagaggtaagtttttcacatagcaagtggtgggtgcatggaatgcactgccagcgaaggtggtagaggcggatacaacagggtctttaaagagactcttagataggtacatggagcttagaaaatcagTGGGCTATGcagtagagaaattctaggcagtttttaaAGAGCAGGTTACacggttggcacaatattgtgggctgaatggcctgtaacgtggtgtagattttctatgtttttaagagtgctctgccattccctcatggctgatttattacccctctcaatcccGTTCTCCTGCAAACTAGGATATTAATATTGTTGCAATGTGAAAATGACAATGATCACATTGTACTAAACTTCAAGCATCTACCTGCCCTCACATTAACACATTTACAAATGAGCCAACTGTTAGTAAAGGGACTTGTTCGTAACACTAGGATAACATCGTGCATCTGCATTTTCCAATACGTCCAACATTCATGTATATGCCCCTTGTACAGTACCATAGCCTGTGCTTGTCACAGTAAACCACATTTTAGGAAATTGAACCAAATTTAGCCGCTTTATAATAACACTTTGACACTTTTAATCCACTCTTATCTaattaaagaaaaataacaaagAATATTTTAATGAAGAGGTATCTCAAAACTTAACTAATCACTGTAAATCTAAGGAAGCATTAATTCATCCAAATGATGTTTTTAATCAACTTTGAAATACATTATTTAATGAACATAATTTATCTTGGAAGTTCTTAGCATCCCAACAGTCCTATTTCAAAACCAAATTAAAACTAAGATCACCTCCTCCCAGGTTATCTTCTTGGCAGTTTGTGTACTTTTTTCACAACTTAAGTTGAAATGGACACTTTTCGCATCATGTGAAATCTTGATTTTCTTGTGcttattttttccttctcttcttgaaTGGAACCTCTTCCTTTCAGCTCGATCTTAAGGtattatataaaattatatagataaaacaaaataaatctctCACTGtccctcaaaaaaaaactcaattattatttcattattacAATTCTCTATTACCAGTTTTAGCTGTTATAATAGGAGGTCCTGAATATAACTAGTTTCCCATTTTGTTGTTTAGCAAATTACTTAGGTCATATGTGGAATTCTGTGGAGAGTTTGGACAATTCTCCTTAAAGAAGATATCTTCACTTAGGAAGAAATATAGAACAGTAATCTCCTGACTGAATTTTTAGAAAATATATATGAAGTGCTATTCTTCTAGCAGACAAAAACCACAATTGATTATATGAGCTGTGTTTAATAAGAAAGACTTTACAGGCAGTCCTCTGGTTATTTCAGACTTCTGTTCCTGAAAACTGTTCATACCCCAAACTGTCCCCAAGTCAGATATGATCAAAAACATTTCTGCGGGAATCACAGAAACAGCTGTGACACGAGAGCAAGCAGCCATTGGAAGAGCGGCCCTCACTGAGTGAGCCAGTCTGCTCACTACTCCCAGTTCTTAAAGGTTCAGTTCAGCTCCCAACTCTGGTGGCTCAAGGGGGTGGCATATGGTAAGGAGTGTTGTGGAGAGAAGACATGGAGAAATGCCTATTCCCATCTGGCAGAAGCAGCCAGCAAATTCATCCCCATCCATTTAGTCAGTATCCAAAATGCTTATTTGTTTGTACAGGTTGTCCACAACCAGTGAAAAACCTGTATACAACTGAATTTCTGTTCTAGTCAGATATATAGTACTTTGAAACAAGTTTTCAGCCCCCACAATTATTTCACATTTTACACTTACTAAATTTAACTTTATAAAGTAGGgctttttgagctaatctacaaactATTgggcatcatgtcaaatcaaaagaaaaatttcaaATTCTGTCAGTAATTTACTAAAGATAAAAACTAAAATTatgaggctggaaaaagtattcatcccctttgtaattactatgctaactttcctcaggtgcaatatacagtattaccttaccaactcacctaaTATGTAGGAAATTGGAGAATCATCTGAGTAAATACCAATTCTTTCTGGAAGGTCTAAAAGTATGTGAGATTTTCAACAGACTAAACCAAAATGAAGCCCAAAGAGCATTCaaaacaagtcagggaaatgataatagagaagcacaaatctggggaaggtaCAAAAACCTCTCAAAGGCACGAACATACTTCACAGATCAGTATAGTCCTTCCTGAAGAAGTGGAAAAAAATATTAAACTACATCTATACTACCTAGGTCAGGCCGCTCCTCTAATCCTAGTCACTGGAGaaaaatggcacttgtaagagaggctactgtaatGCCAACAGTTATTGAGTgaactgcagaagtcagtggctgcaactggagatgaagatcatggctccacaatctctaagaccttgcacaaaaagggtattttcAAAAGACGGGCAAGGAAGAAGCCCCAATAAAAAAAAGATTCGAAATTcaagtttcaaagtgcatttataattaaagaaaaattaacaaaataaaagtaaaattataaagtaaattataaattaacttttgagatttgtttgcttacaggcggTCGCAAAGCAAGGAATTTGAAAGaactgaattaaaaaaaataagaccaaccacccccaccccccacccccgtgccccacaaagaaagaaaacaaaacataTCTTGAAACAACAACATTCGGAACCAAAGTGAGTCCTTGGATCCATCTccctggagcaggcccacagccttggcactcagttcatcatattagtcgGGCAAATCGCTGCAAAGTTCGCAGACATGAAACATAGTAGCCGGGTGCAGTCTCACAGCATTAGCACCGTGGAGAGAAGAACCCTCAGActatctgggccagcgtttaaattaTCTGAACTTTGCACTAAGATCTAGCCCCGCCATAGCGATTCACTTTGGGCCTAGATTTCACTGCTGGGGAAGCTGTTctcgacctttccaatttggtcTGGCACTCCGAGCGATCCAACCTTGCCCAGCACCctgctttccagtctatctgggccgccATTTAGATTGTCCAAACAGTGTATTGTACCTCTCATTAAGATCCAGGTCCACAGCAAACCACTCTGCCTAGCGATTTGCTACAGACCTGGATTTTGTTGCTAAAGAAACCGTTCTCAATCTCTCCATATCAGTTCGGCGCTTAGAACAATTCACCCTTGCACCCGGGATAGCTGGATGGACATTGGATCTCCTCTGAACCATTCACTCCAACCAGCACAGCTCCAGCACCAAGTATACCGATTTTGTGGGGCAGATCTTGCGAATTCACTTTGCCttcgctcacctcttcattgtttgcagtggtAGTTTATCAGTTTTAATTtcaaagtgttattaataatgctTTTAAATCAAATTCCTTTGCCTTCGAACTACTAGTAAGCTGTTGCATGTTTTCAGTAAAGTCATCTTGAACTGGAAGCATAaccttgcctgtaaagactttgcaaagcatcacttagaaggcACTGTAAAAATGTGGAAGCTCTTATGGTCAGACGAGACCAAGGTGAAATTTTCTGGCCTCAACACCAAGTGGtacatgtggcataaatctaatactgcgcatCAGCCGGGTAACACTATCACCATCCCCATCCCTACTGTATAGTGGAAGTAGCATCATTctatggaacacacatcaaagttgctggtgaacgcagcaggccaggcagcatctctaggaagaggtacagtcgacgtttcaggtcgagacccttcatcaggactaacttcaTTCTATGGAGacgcttttcagcagcaggaactggaaaTCTGATTAGGATTGAtgagaagatgaatgctgctataGACCGATAGATcgtggataaaaacctgctagctacTGCCAGAAAGTTTAATCTggagaggaagttcatctttcagcaggacaacgacccaaagcacacCATCAGAGCAACCAAggaatggcttcaaatgaagaaaattgatttcCTTGAGTGGTCCAATCAAAGTCCTGATCTTAATTTGATTGAACATCTCTGACAAGACCTCAAGTTTGCTGTCCACTGCCACTcctcaactaacctggcacagcttgagcaattttgcaatgaAGAATTCGCAACTCTTGCTCCATCACGCTGTGCAGAACTAACAGAAGCTCATGCAAAGCTAACAGAGACTTATCCAAGAAGGCTATTGGCTGTAATagttgtgagaggtggttcaattaaatactgagcaaagggggatgaatacttttgaactactGACATTGCAGTTTATGTTATTTTAGTTtgtcatgctttacaattttccctgtattttgggCTTTAATGTGGGGGTAAAAAGGAGCattgtgattcacaaataaaaattcagttaaattgatcaaaatccctggttgtaacacTCATTTATTTGAAAAAAGGGTTGGGGCTGAATACTATTTCAAGGGACTATATTCTGTCGAACCTTTGGTTCTTCTATTGTTAATTACGTTAAAACTTCAAATATTAGCACTTGCGGCTGTTAACATTACTTGATATCAAAGAGTGAAAAAGGAAAagcagtgagggagctgggaagAAAACTGTGGATGACCAATTCTATAAACTTCCATTCACCTGACAACAGAAAGGAACTATCATTTTCATGCTTAAAATATTACATGAACAGCAACAGGCAATTAAAGACTACAAGAACTGATATGTACATCACTCTTtatcagggttcccaacctgggtccacaaCTGaaataaaaggttgggaacctctgctctacatGTACTTCTCAATCCATCCACAACTGCTATCTTTCCAGAAGAGCTTCaaaagcaaatttaaaaaattataggAAAATTTGGGAGTAAAAATCCAGTAAATTCTGTACTGCCTCATATATACAATCAAAACCTAATCAGCTAATAATGATAGATCACAATGATATACTTCATTCTACCAAGCTATTTGGACATGTATAACAGCTCTGGCTATATTATAAAATTTAAGTTTACTTACCAGGGCTTTTCAGAATCTCCCTTAGGATAATTGGAGTACATTCAATATCATCTTGATCATCAGTAAGAATTTTAGATTCATTTGATTTCTCTTCATAATGGCATTTTGAAACACTGGAACTTTGACTTTCAGTATGTTcacttattttaattttgttatttatattttcagTAACACGTAATTCTGACAACAGTACATTATTCATCATGTTCCATTGTGTTGCAGTGGGCAATTTTTCTAAGACAGGAACAAGCGAATGCTTTAATTTCTTTAGCTTGCCAGTTGTATTGTTAGAGTTTGAAGAAATAAGATCTTCAGCATCAACAATGTGAAAGGCTGCTTTGACATTCCTGTTTTTATCTGAATGAATGGATTTTACATAATTTTTCTGATTCAGCATCTTGGAAACCTTGGTAGATTTGGTCTTAGAAGCTCTATTGAAGTCCTCTTTTAATACAAAGGAAGATATATGTAGAGTACTACCATGAGGAGTTTTGTtttgatcagcagtttctgaagatGAGTTTATATTCTTTTTCAGCAAGCTACTATTATGATGTTTCTTCTGAGGATATGTTTTAGTTTCAAGGTGACCACTAGTTTGAACATTTTTTGGACTTATTAAGCTTCGATTCTCAACTTGGTTTTCTGTTATGTCAACAGCAGGCGATATTTTGAACTTGGTCTTCATGACCTCATTTTTGTCACTAAAACTAGCTCTCTGATTTACCTCCGACTCTGGAAGCtcattatttttatgttttgaaatgatgAGGTCATTATGTTTACCACCATCTATATTTCCTGTATCCACACACTGCAAATACTTTTCCTGATGATCACATTCTTTGTTGGGCTGTCCATTCTTAATGTGATGTCTCCCTCGGAGTAATGCTTCCCACTGTTCGCGGTCACTTACTCTAAGGGTTTTCTTTGCTCTGAAACCTTTTCGTGGGATAATACTTGCCATGTTTGATTATCTACAAGGTTCAAAGATAAACTGATAGCATAATTAAGTacagatgatattaagatagaAATTTATCACAATTCTCATTCACATTGCCACTTTTATGCAAACTACTAGCATTCAATTTTGTCAAGATACCTCAACTCTAACTTAAGTGGAGTACACAACATTTCACACAGaataaataattttataaaaATCTGCAGGAACTTTTTATTTTCTCACTAGACCCACGTACATAATTTTCAAGATTTTACAACAACTACATCCCCAGGTAATTTACAATCCATAACAATACACTTTCTACCAAAATTAATCAATCATCTGGAGAAGAATTTCTAGGAAATGTTTTCCAATTCTTCAAGACATTTTTCaagactgggaaagagaaaacaATTCAGCTTTTAAGTTGCAGAGGGAATGGGGGAAAGAAATGTGTCCAACAGGCAGTTACCTAGCAAACACATGTTTCAGGTTCAAGCATCTACCTTTTTATTTGTTTGCCTACCACAAATGATTTTGGTCTATTATTTTCAATGGTTCACAATAAGAAACTATGAAAATACCATGAAATTTAGGAGCTCATGTCTTAATTTAGTTCTAACAAAATTCCCCTTTGATCTGGCACAGTGCAGAGAATTCACCTACATTTGAATAGCAGGTACTTGAAATAGAGTCTCATTACCTAACCAAGCCCGAAGAGACCTGCTTTTGGTTTAGCCATGGTTGGATTTGGTTTGGGTTAGGTGTCAATAACGTATCTGAGTTACCTTCCAATTTGAAAAGCATCACAAGAAGGAGGAGTAACATGCTGagatctttttaaaaaattttgtcTACAATTATACTGTTCTACTTCCATTCATCATTAAACCAATGAAAGACTCAtcattatatattaaaaaaggggGAAACTGTTTGCTTTTAAACATTTACACTGTATGTTTGGAAAAAAATATTCAAAATCTTGTCAGATTTACATCTTGCAGCCTGCTTTAAGATATAGTATAACATCACATTCA encodes the following:
- the LOC134351397 gene encoding activating transcription factor 7-interacting protein 1-like isoform X1; this encodes MASIIPRKGFRAKKTLRVSDREQWEALLRGRHHIKNGQPNKECDHQEKYLQCVDTGNIDGGKHNDLIISKHKNNELPESEVNQRASFSDKNEVMKTKFKISPAVDITENQVENRSLISPKNVQTSGHLETKTYPQKKHHNSSLLKKNINSSSETADQNKTPHGSTLHISSFVLKEDFNRASKTKSTKVSKMLNQKNYVKSIHSDKNRNVKAAFHIVDAEDLISSNSNNTTGKLKKLKHSLVPVLEKLPTATQWNMMNNVLLSELRVTENINNKIKISEHTESQSSSVSKCHYEEKSNESKILTDDQDDIECTPIILREILKSPDRAERKRFHSRREGKNKHKKIKISHDAKSVHFNLSCEKSTQTAKKITWEEIQKILHHKMNTELGSDTLGKKLEELTRRVENIDCTQKHEELAKSIQSRIKHLEKKVRTILQAVNSARLGRNPEEPETIALSHDPISGADLKNAEPVANANYVDSCTVLGAPSDQKSQPLPYRKTSDSINYELNLQKTERTSNSVPADAKNTRNIPLPKYLDTVMPANTHCCGVASKTTEGNTESPDTLVWQPNRKEELGNTRQASNATSSQIIIDLTESNEQS
- the LOC134351397 gene encoding activating transcription factor 7-interacting protein 1-like isoform X2: MASIIPRKGFRAKKTLRVSDREQWEALLRGRHHIKNGQPNKECDHQEKYLQCVDTGNIDGGKHNDLIISKHKNNELPESEVNQRASFSDKNEVMKTKFKISPAVDITENQVENRSLISPKNVQTSGHLETKTYPQKKHHNSSLLKKNINSSSETADQNKTPHGSTLHISSFVLKEDFNRASKTKSTKVSKMLNQKNYVKSIHSDKNRNVKAAFHIVDAEDLISSNSNNTTGKLKKLKHSLVPVLEKLPTATQWNMMNNVLLSELRVTENINNKIKISEHTESQSSSVSKCHYEEKSNESKILTDDQDDIECTPIILREILKSPDRAERKRFHSRREGKNKHKKIKISHDAKSVHFNLSCEKSTQTAKKITWEEIQKILHHKMNTELGSDTLGKKLEELTRRVENIDCTQKHEELAKSIQSRIKHLEKKVRTILQAVNSARLGRNPEEPETIALSHDPISGADLKNAEPVANANYVDSCTVLGAPSDQKSQPLPYRKTSDSINYELNLQKTERTSNSVPADAKNTRNIPLPKYLDTVMPANTHCCGN